The DNA window TCCCGGCCGAGCCGCCCCCGCCCTCGAAGTGGCACGACACGTTCCTGCGGATCACCCAGGGCAATGCGATCATCTCGGTGCTCGCGGTGGTGCTCGCCCTTCTGGTCGGCGGAGTCATGATCGCCTTCACCGACGAGGACGTGCAGACGGCATCCGGCTACTTCTTCGCCCGACCGTTCGACACCATCTCCGCGGTCTGGAACGCCGTGTCCGGCGCCTACATCGCACTCTTCCAGGGGTCGATCTACAACTTCGGGGCGCCGACCTTCGAGCGCGGAATCCGTCCCCTCACCGAGACGCTCACATTCGCGACACCCTTGATCGCCGCGGGTCTCGGGGTCTCGCTCGCCTTCCGCATCGGCATGTTCAACATCGGCGGCCGCGGGCAGATGCTCATGGCCTCGGCTGCCGCAGGGTGGGTGGCGTTCTCGCTGGACCTTCCGTTCGGCATCCATCTCGCTGTCGCCCTCCTGGCCGGCCTCGCCGCCGGTGCGATCTGGGCAGGAATCGCGGGAGCGCTGAAGGCGTGGACAGGCGCGCACGAGGTCATCGTGACGATCATGCTCAACTACGTCGCCTTCTACCTGCTGTCCTTCATGCTCCGCACCCCCGGGCTGCTGCAGGCACCCGGCTCGAGCAACCCGAAGACGCCCCCGATGAAGGAGACCGCGGTGCTTCCGGACCTTCTCGGCCCGCAGTACAACCTGCATTTCGGCTTCGTCCTCGTGATCCTGGCCACGGTGCTGGTGTGGTGGATCCTGAGCCGTTCGAGCCTCGGGTTCAAATTCCGCGCCGTGGGTGAGAACCCCAACGCCGCACGGGTCGCCGGCATCAACGTCAAGAACATGTACATCTACGGCATGCTCATCGCCGGCGCGCTCATCGGCCTGGCCGGGGTGAACCAGGTGCTGGGCACGATCACGACCGGCTTCTCGTCCGACATTGACGCCGGCATCGGATTCGATGCGATCACCGTCGCGCTCCTGGGTCGTTCCACCCCGTGGGGCACCTTCGCCGCCGGCATCCTCTTCGGTGCCTTCAAGGCCGGCGGGTTCGCCATGCAGGCGGCCGAGCAGATCCCGATCGAGATCGTCGCGGTCGTCCAGGCGCTGATCGTGCTGTTCATCGCCGCGCCGCCGCTGGTGCGCACGATCTTCGGGCTGCCGTCGCCCGAGCGCGACCAGAAGCGTCAGCGCAAGGCCCGCGCCAAGCAGCTGCAGGCCGAGGCAAGAACGGTGGTGAAGTGATGACGACCGCCGGTACCGCGGGACTGCTCACACGGGCGCCCGAGCAGGCATCGATCCGCAGCTGGAAAGCGCCGATCTCCCTCGTGGTGTTCACCGCTCTCTACGTGCTCCTCATCAGCGCTGCCGCGCGCGACGGGGTCTCGACATTCCGCCTGTCCACCGACGCCGACGCGATTCAGCTGCCGTCGCTGTCGGTACCCGTCGGGCCGGCGGCCTGGGTCGCCGGACTGCTCCTGCTGGTGCTCACCGGAGTGGCCTTCGCCCTGGTGCAGCGTCGCTTGCGCACCCCGCTGTGGCTCATCATCGTCTACATCCTCGTCGCCGTCTTCGGGTTCCTGACGTGGGCCATCGCCGGAGCTGCCATCCCGGTCGCCGGCCTGCTCGCCGGTGCGGTGGCCCTGGCCATCCCGCTCATATACGGCGCACTGGCTGGAGTGATCGGTGAGCGCGCAGGTGTGGTGAACATCGCGATCGAGGGTCAGCTGCTGGCCGGCGCCTTCAGCGCCGCGGTCGTGTCGACCATCACCGGGCAGCCCCTCCTGGGCATGGTGGCCGCGATGATCGCGGGCGTCCTGGTCGCCGCGGTGCTGGCGGCGTTCGCCATCAAGTACCTCGTCGACCAGGTGATCGTCGGCGTCGTGCTGAACGTGCTCGTCGCGGGTCTCACGAGCTTCCTTTACTCGCAGGTGCTTCAGCCCAATCAGGCGACCTTGAACACCCCGCCGCGGTTCGACCGACTCCCGATCCCGCTGCTCAGCGAGATTCCCATCCTCGGTCCGGTTCTCTTCCGCCAGACGATCATCGTGTATCTGATGTACATCGCCGTCGCAGTGGTGTGGTTCGCCATGTTCCGCACCCGTTGGGGTCTGCGTCTGCGGGCCGTCGGCGAGCATCCGCAGGCCGCCGACACGGTCGGCATCAACGTCAACGCGACGCGCTTCTGGAACGTCCTGCTGGCGGGGGCGATCGCGGGGCTCGGCGGCACCGTGTTCACCATCGGCAACGGCATCGCTTTCAACAAGGAGATGACCGCGGGAGCAGGCTTCATCGCGCTGGCCGCGGTGATCTTCGGGCAGTGGGACCCCATCCGAGCGACCCTGGCGGCGCTGCTGTTCGGCTTCGCCTCCAGCCTTCAGAGCACCCTCAGCGTCATCGGCTCGCCGGTGCCGAGCGAGTTCATGCTCATGCTCCCGTACCTCGTGACCATCTTCGTCGTCGCCGGTGTCGTCGGACGCTCCCGCGCTCCTGCCGCCGACGGCCAGCCATACATCAAGGGATGACAGTGACCGACATCGACTGGGATGAACTCCGTGCCGTGGCCACCGACGCGATGGAGCGGGCGTACGCGCCGTATTCGCGCTACCGGGTCGGCGCCGCAGCCCTCGTGAGCGACGGACGCATCGTCTCCGGATGCAACGTCGAGAACGCCTCGTACGGCGTCGGCCTCTGCGCCGAGTGCGCCCTCGTCGGAGACCTGCACATGTCGGGCGGCGGGCAGCTCGTCGCGTTCGTCTGCGTCAACAACGACGGACAGACGATCATGCCGTGCGGACGCTGCCGTCAGCTGCTCAACGAGTTCGCGCTGCCCGGGATGCTGCTCGAGACCGTGTCGGGGATCCGCACCATCGACGAGGTGCTGCCCGACGCCTTCGGCCCGCGCGACCTCGAGGACGCCGCGCGGTGAGCTCCGGGGTCGAAGCGTTCGACGCCGTCGACGTCATCCGCGCGAAGCGCGACGGCGGAGCCGTGCCCGAAGACGCGCTGCGGTGGATGGTCGATGCGTACACGCGCGGCTACGTCGCCGACTCGCAGATGGCCTCCTTCGCGATGGCCGTGCTCCTCAACGGCATGGAGCGCGACGAGATCCGCGTGATGACCGACGCGATGATCGCCTCGGGGGAGCGCATGAGCTTCGCCGGCCTGGGGAAGCGCACGGTCGACAAGCACTCCACCGGCGGGGTGGGCGACAAGATCACCCTTCCGCTGGCTCCGCTCGTGGCATCCTTCGGCGTCGCCGTGCCCCAGCTGTCGGGCCGCGGCCTCGGCCACACCGGTGGCACGCTCGACAAGCTCGAGGCGATCCCCGGCTGGCGCGCGGCGCTGTCCAACGACGAGATGACCGCCCAGCTGCGCGACGTCGGCGCGGTCATCTGCGCCGCGGGCTCCGGGCTCGCCCCCGCCGACAAGAAGCTCTATGCGCTCCGGGACGTGACGGGCACGGTCGAGGCGATCCCGCTGATCGCGTCGAGCATCATGTCGAAGAAGATCGCCGAGGGCACCGACGCGCTCGTGCTCGACGTGAAGTTCGGCTCCGGCGCCTTCATGCGCGACGTCGACCGTGCGCGCGAGCTCGCCCGCACCATGGTCGCGCTCGGCACCGACTCGGGCGTGGCCACCACCGCGCTGCTCACCGACATGAACACGCCGCTGGGCCTGGCGATCGGCAACGCGAACGAGGTCCGCGAGTCGGTCGAGGTGCTCGCCGGCGGCGGCCCCACCGACGTGGTCGAGCTCACTCTCGCGCTGGCGCGCGAGATGCTCGCGCTCGCCGGGCAGCCCGATGCCGACGTCGAGGCCGCTCTGGCCGACGGACGGGCGATGGACGCGTGGCGCCGGATGATCCGCGCGCAGGACGGCGATCCGGATGCCGCACTGCCTCAGCCCCGCGAGACGCATGTGGTCGCGGCATCTGCCGACGGCTTCGTCTCGCGCATGGAGGCACTGCCCTTCGGCATCGCCGCGTGGCGCCTCGGCGCCGGACGTGCGCGCGCGGAGGATGCCGTGCTGCACGCCGCGGGCATAGACCTGCTGGTCAAGCCGGGCGACGCCGTGCGCGCGGGCCAGCCGCTCTTCACCCTGCTCGGGCATGACGACACGCGCTTCGAGCGTGCCCTCGACGCCCTGGAGGGCGCGTGGGAGATCGGCGACACCCCGCCCGCCGCCGCCCCGCTCGTCCTCGAGCGCATCACCGCCTGACCCAACCCACCTCTACCCCGGGAGCACCACGATGCCCATCGACCAGAACGGCGATGCCCTCGTCGAGGGCGTGTCGATCCGCCGCCTGCCCAAGATCTCGCTGCACGACCACCTCGACGGGGCGCTGCGGCCGGCGACCATCGTCGAGCTCGGCGATGCCGTCGGCCTCGACCTCCCCGTGGCCGACGCCGACGGCCTCGGCACGTGGATCGGCGAGCAGAGCGACTCCGGTTCGCTCGTCGAGTACCTGAAGACGTTCGACCTGACCACGGCCGTCATGCAGACCCGCGAAGGCCTCACGCGCGTCGCGCGCGAGTTCGTCGAGGACCTCGCCGAGGACGGCGTGATCTACGGCGAGGTGCGCTGGGCCCCCGAGCAGCATGTCGGCGGCGGTCTGTCGCTGGAGGAGGCCGTCGAGGCGGTCCAGGACGGGATCGAGGAGGGAGAGGATGCTGCGGAGCGGGCAGGCCGCGACATCCGCGTCGGTCAGCTGATCACCGCGATGCGCCACACCGACCGGTCGCTCGAGATCGCGAAGCTCGCTGTCGCCTTCCGTGGGCGCGGCGCCGTCGGCTTCGACATCGCCGGTCCCGAGGACGGCTTCCCGCCGTCGCGGCTCCGCGACGCATTCGAGTACCTCGCATCGGAGTTCTTCCCGACGACCGTGCACGCCGGCGAGGCCGCCGGGCTCGACTCCATCCGCTCGGCGCTGGTCGACGGCCGCGCGCTGCGCCTGGGCCACGGCGTGCGGATCGCGGAGGACCTCGAGGTCGTCTCGCGCGCCGGCGAAGAGGTGCTCGTGCAGTTCGGCGACCTGGCTCGCTGGGTGCGCGACCGGGAGATCCCGCTCGAGCTGTCGCCGTCGTCGAACCTGCAGACCGGGGCCATCGAGCGCTGGGGCACGGAGCTCGGCGACCACCCGTTCGACCTGCTGTATCAGCTGGGTTTCGCGGTCACGGTGAACGTGGACAACCGCACCATGAGCCGCACGTCGCTGACGCGCGAGCTCGCGCTGCTGGTCGAGACCTTCGAGTACGACCTGGCCGACCTCGAGGCGTTCCAGCTGAACGCCGCCGCAGGCGCCTTCCTGCCCGTCGAGGAGCGCGAGGAGCTCATCGAGCTGATCGCCGACGGCTTCGACCGCTGACCGGCTGGACGGGCCACCCGTTCGTCCCGCTCGTTGGGTTGGGGATCGGCCCGTTCGTTGGGTGGGGGATCCGCCCGTTCGTTGGGCGGGGCAGTGCCCGTCTGGCGGCGGGCCCCGGAGGCGCGCAACTCCACGGGTCGCGCTGGTTTACGGCCCGTCTCGCGGCGGGCCCGGAGGTGCGAAACTCCACGGGTCGCGCCGGTTTACGGCCCGCAGGCGTCGTTGCGCCCGGCATCATGCGCAATTCCGTGGAGTTCCCGCAGACCCGCCGGCTCAGCGGCTGTGCGAGAGGACGGCCTGCAGCATCGCGCGCAGCTCGTCGGGGCGGTACATGATGTCTTCCGCCAGGAGCCGGATCGTCGTGTAGCCGAGTCCGGCGGCGACGAGGTCGCGGCGCCTGTCGCGCTTCTGCGCAGCCCAGCCTTCGTGGAACGCCAGGCTGTCGCACTCGACGATGAGCCACCCGTCCACCACGAGGTCGACGCGTCCGACGCCGCGCAGCGTGACCTGGATGGCGACCTGGCAGCCCAGCGAGCGAAGAAGAAGTCGGACGAGGGTCTCCGGCCCGGCTTCGCTCCGTGGGTCCAGCAGCGGACGAAGGGCGCGGAATCTCCGCGGGAGACGCGCGAAGACACTCTCGACTCCGTTCTCATCCACCAACCCGAGGTGCCAGGCGCTGTCCAAGGTCGCGATGGCGTCGCGCGGCGTCTGGCATCGACATGCCTGCGCGAGGGCTTCGACGAGGTCTGCGCACATCGCCTCGCGGCGCACGTGTGTGGAACGCCAGTGGGCTCGTGTCGTGCCCGGGCGCAGAGGAAGTCGCGTCGTCCCAGGCTCGAACTGCAGGTGCAGATGGTGACGCGTGCGGACGAAGACGCCGAGCTCTGCGAGCAGCGAGACGCAGTCGAGCCTGCCGCCGAGCCGGCCTGCCTCCACAAGCGAGGCGTGTGTTCCGGCACGCACGTAGCGTCCGCGTCGCAGACGGAGCAGTGATCCGTCCGCGACGAGCGCGGCACGCGTCTGTCGCTTCACGCCGGCCCGAGCGAGGGCGGACGGCGGCAGATACTCCGCCGACAACAGGTCGACGGCGGTCGGGCCGGCGGCTGTCATCCCCGTAGGCAAGCAGACACAGCCCCACCGCCACCTTGGGCCTGCTCCGATCCGTGGACACCGGCCGACCAGGACGAGCGGGGGAGGATTCCAGAGTCAGCCCGTGCGGCCGGAGGAGTCAGCAGGGGATGACGGCATCGGCGGCGGAGCCTCGAGGGCGACACCGGCTTCAGCGGCGGAGCCGGTGCAACTCCACGGAATCGGCTGGCTGACGCGTCCGCGACCTGCCCGTCACCGCGTGTCGGCGCCAATCCGTGGAGTTAGATCCAGCGTCCGGCTAGCGCGCGGAGCGCGAGAGGGGGGCCGGTGTGGTGAAGCCGGCGAAGGGCGGTGTGGTCACCCCGCGGGGGCCGGTGTGGTCGAGCCGGTGAGGGCGCCGTGGTCGAGCCAGAAAAGGGCGGTGTGGTTAGCCCGCGGGAGGCCGGTGTGGTCGAGCGGGGGAGGGCGCCGTGGTCGAGCCCGGCGACGCGGCGCGGTCAGCCGGCGGGCAGCCGGTGTGGTCGAGCCCGGCGACGCGGCGCGGTCAGCCGGCCGGCGACGCGGCGCGGTCAGCCGGCGGGAGAGGGCGGCGCGGTCAGCCGGCGGGGGAGAGGGAGGCGGCGAAGGTGCCGACCAGCTCCGTCAGCCGCGCGGTCATGGCGGCGTCGTCGATCGTGGGGGTGCCGTCGCCGGTCTGCGGGCCGTAGTCCCCGAACGACGCGTGCGAGGCGCCGTCGATCTGGACGAGCTGGGCGTCGGCGGGCAGCGCGCCCCGGGCATCCGCGATCTTCTCCGGCGTCGACAGCCCGTCGTCGCTGCCGCCGATGCTGAGCACCGGCAGGTCGGTGCCGGACAGGTCGTTCGCGCAGTAGCTGCCGAACAGCACCAGCCCGTCGGCGTCGCCGGCGAGCTGGCACGCCCGCACACCCCCGAGCGAGTGGCCGCCCACCATCCAGCGCTCGACACCGGGCGCGGCGTCGGTGAACGCCGAGAGCGGCCGCAGGTCGAAGAACGCGAGATTCAGCGTCGGGCGGGTGATGACGACGGTGAGGCCGTCGTCGGCGACGAGTCCGGACAGCTTCGCGGCGTAGGCGAGCGGGTCGACCTTCGCACCGGGGATGAACACCAGCCCCTCGTCACCACCGCCGGACGCGGGGGTCATGACGATCGAGTCGCCCGAATCGTCCAGCACAATCGCCGGGTCGTCGCGCACCGCTTGCAGCGGGCCGGGCTCGGCGCCCATGACGCCGATGTTGGCGTAGAGGAGGAGGGCGACGATCACCAGTACGATCAGCCCGACGAGAACAGATCCGATCCAGATCAGCACCCGCCGACCGCGCCGGCGACCGCGCGGCTCCGCCGCCCCCTCCGTCGTCACGCCAGCTCGGCCTGTCGCGCCGCGACGACGGCCTCCACCTGCGAGAAGAGCGGATGCTGCGGCTCCAGCCCCGTGACGGCGGCGGTGAAGGTCGCGGCATCCTGTTCGCGGATCTGCCGCTGCAGATCGACCGACTGCGCGTCCTCGTCGTCATCGAACGCGAGCGCGGCGCCCATCGCTCCGACCAGCGCGGCGGTGTCCAGTCCGCGCTCGGCGGCCTCGGCGGCGGGACCGACGAAGCGCTCGTGCCGCGACAGCTTGCGCAGCGGCTGGCGCCCCACCCGCCAGACGGTGTCGGGCAGAAGCGGGTTCGCGAAGCGGCGCAGGATCGTCGCCCGGTACTCGGCCTGGGTGACGGGGTCGAGCTCGTGCTTGGCCACGAGCAGGGCCGACGTCTCCTCGAGCACAGCCTCGACCTGGGCGGCGATCGTCGGCTCGGCGAGGGCATCCGAGATCTTCTCGACCCCCGCGAGCGCGCCGAAGTACGCCGTCGTGGCGTGCCCGGTGTTGACGGTGAAGAGCTTCCGCTCGATGTAGGGCTCGAGGTCGTCGACGAAGTGCGCGCCGGGGATCGACGGCGGGTCGTCGCCGAAGGGCGGGCGCTCGATCGCCCACTCGTAGAACGGCTCGACGGTGACGTCAACGCCGCCGCCCTCGGGCTGCCCCGGCACGATGCGGTCGACTGCGGTGTTGGCGAAGACCGCCCGGCCGGACAGCTCCGGCCAGTCGTCGCCGGCGAGCTCGACGATCGCGTCGCGCAGGATGTCGGTGGCGTTGATGGCGTTCTCGCACGCCATCACCTGCAGCGGCCGCGACTGCAGGTCGCGCAGCGCGAGCGCCGCCACGATGTGCGGCGCGACGAACTTGAGGATCGTCGGGCCGACGGCGGTCGTGACGATGTCGGCTGTCGAGATCTCGTCGACGACCTTTCCGGGCTCCTCCGCGCTGTTGACGGCGCGGAAGCCGGTCACGACGGTGTCGCCGCCGCCCTCGCCGACCGCGTGGACGGTGTACTCGGAGGCCGCGTTGATCGCGTCGACGAGCGGCGCGGCGACGTCCGAGAAGACCAGCTCGTAGCCGCCCTCGTGCAGCAGCAGGCCGACGAAGCCGCGGCCGATGTTGCCGGCGCCGAAGTGGACCGCCTTCATCAGACGCCCGCGGCCGACACCAGCGCGAACAGCTCTTCCGGCGTCTGCGCCTGCTTCAGCTTGGCGACCTCGTCCTCGTCGGAGAACAGGATCGCGATCTGCGACAGGATCTCGAGGTGCTCGTCGCCCTTGCCGGCGATGCCGACGACGAAGGTGACGGGCTCGCCGCCCCAGTCCACGCCGCCGTCGTAGCGGACGACCGACAGGGCGGACTCGAGGATCGCGGCCTTCGTCTCGTTGGTGCCGTGGGGGATGGCGAGCTCGTTGCCCATGTAGGTCGAGACGGTCACCTCGCGCTGCTGCATCGCGTCGAAGTACGCGCTGGTGACGGCGCCGACGGACTCGAGGATGTCGGCGGCCTCCTTCATCGCCTCTTCGCGGGAAGCTCCGCCCGAGTGGATCCGGACCTGGCCGAGGCTCAGGACATCACGTGCCATGGTGTCGCCTTTCATTGGGTGGATGCCGCGGCATCCGCTTCTCACGGAGATGACTGCGGGGCCGGGGGCGTCTCGCCGCCCGGCCCCGCAGCGATGTCATCTTCTATGCACCATCCTGGTGCTGGTCGCGGACCAGGTCCACGACCTCTTCGTACTTCGGGGAATTCATGAAGTTGTCCACCGAGACATGGATGGCCTCAGGGGACTTCTGACGTGCCCGATCGGTGAGCTGGTTCTGCGTGATGATGAGGTCGGCGCTGCCGTCGAGGTTCGCGATCGCCTGGTTGACGACCGTGACGCCCTCGATGCCCGCCTTCTTCATCTTGTTGCGCAGGACGCTCGCGCCCATCGCTGACGAGCCCATGCCCGCGTCGCACGCGAAGACGATGCTGCGCACCTGCTTGGTGGTCAGCAGACCGCCGTCTTCACGACCGCCGGACGCGGCCTGCGTCTCGAGCTTGTCGAGCGCCGAGTCCGCGTCGCGCTCGGCGGCGTCGTCCCGTCCGCGAGAGGAGCGGAGCGCGTCCATGGCCACAGACGCCTTGCCCTTGTTCGCCTCGGTCTGCGCGATCGCGGCACCGAACGAGTCGCCCTCGGCGAGCAGATCGCGCTTGCGCGAGGCCCTCAGGATGACAGCGGCCACCAGGAAGCTGACCGCCGCGGCGAGGACCACCGACAGGTAGACGACGACGAGGTTGCCCACGCCGGGTCCGATGCCGGCGGCGCTCACGGCGATGATGCTGCCGGGAGCCGCGGGGAAGGCCAGACCTCCGCCGAGCAGCGCGTTGGTGGCGACACCGGTCGCACCGCCCGCGATGAGCGCGAGGATGGTCATGGGCTTGGCCAGCGCGTACGGGAAGTAGATCTCGTGGATGCCGCCGAAGAACTGGATCACGATCGCGCCGGGGGCGGATGCCTTCGCGGCGCCGACTCCGAAGAACGTGAACGCCAGCAGCAGACCCAGACCGGGGCCGGGGTTGGCCTCGATGAGGAACAGGATCGACTTGCCGGTGTCGGCGGCCTGCTCGATGCCGAGCGGGGTGAAGACACCGTGGTTGATGGCGTTGTTGAGGAACAGCACCTTCGCGGGCTCGACGATGATCGACAGCAGCGGGAGCAGGCCGAGCGAGACGAGCCAGGCCACCGCGGCGCCGAGCACCGTGGAGATGCCGAGCATGATCGGTCCGAACACGAAGAAGCCGATGATGGCCAGGATCATGCCGAGGATGCCGGCGGAGAAGTTGTTCACCAGCATCTCGAAGCCGGGCTTGATCTTGCCGTCCCAGATGCGGTCCATCTGCTTGGTGGCGTAGGCCGCGATCGGGCCCATGATCATCGCGCCGAGGAACATCGGGATGTCGGTGCCGACGATGACGCCCATCACGGCGATGGTCGCGACGACCCCACCGCGCTCGCCGTAGACCATGCGGCCGGCGGTGTTGGCGATGAGGAGCGGCAGGAGGTAGGTGACCATCGGGCCGACGAGGCCCACGTAGGCGCTGACGTCACCGGCAGCGAGCTGCGTCATGGCGCCGTTCCAGCCGATGACGGCCGGGTCGCCGCCACCGCCGATGATCTCGGCCACGGGTGCCCAGTGCCAGCCGAAGGGGCTGTTGGCACCGAAGAAGCCGGCCGGGATGAAGAGCATCGTGATGAAGCCCCAGGCGATGAACGCCGCGATGTTGGGCATGATCATGCCCGAGAGGAATGTGCCGAAGCGCTGGACCGCGACGCGCGCGCCCCCGGGCTTCTTCGTGGCTGACGCCGTCGTCATTGCTGTGTCTCCTTCGATTCCGGGGTGTCTC is part of the Microbacterium lemovicicum genome and encodes:
- a CDS encoding ABC transporter permease, with translation MSENLTGGALIGPSAQLPAEPPPPSKWHDTFLRITQGNAIISVLAVVLALLVGGVMIAFTDEDVQTASGYFFARPFDTISAVWNAVSGAYIALFQGSIYNFGAPTFERGIRPLTETLTFATPLIAAGLGVSLAFRIGMFNIGGRGQMLMASAAAGWVAFSLDLPFGIHLAVALLAGLAAGAIWAGIAGALKAWTGAHEVIVTIMLNYVAFYLLSFMLRTPGLLQAPGSSNPKTPPMKETAVLPDLLGPQYNLHFGFVLVILATVLVWWILSRSSLGFKFRAVGENPNAARVAGINVKNMYIYGMLIAGALIGLAGVNQVLGTITTGFSSDIDAGIGFDAITVALLGRSTPWGTFAAGILFGAFKAGGFAMQAAEQIPIEIVAVVQALIVLFIAAPPLVRTIFGLPSPERDQKRQRKARAKQLQAEARTVVK
- a CDS encoding ABC transporter permease translates to MTTAGTAGLLTRAPEQASIRSWKAPISLVVFTALYVLLISAAARDGVSTFRLSTDADAIQLPSLSVPVGPAAWVAGLLLLVLTGVAFALVQRRLRTPLWLIIVYILVAVFGFLTWAIAGAAIPVAGLLAGAVALAIPLIYGALAGVIGERAGVVNIAIEGQLLAGAFSAAVVSTITGQPLLGMVAAMIAGVLVAAVLAAFAIKYLVDQVIVGVVLNVLVAGLTSFLYSQVLQPNQATLNTPPRFDRLPIPLLSEIPILGPVLFRQTIIVYLMYIAVAVVWFAMFRTRWGLRLRAVGEHPQAADTVGINVNATRFWNVLLAGAIAGLGGTVFTIGNGIAFNKEMTAGAGFIALAAVIFGQWDPIRATLAALLFGFASSLQSTLSVIGSPVPSEFMLMLPYLVTIFVVAGVVGRSRAPAADGQPYIKG
- a CDS encoding cytidine deaminase produces the protein MTDIDWDELRAVATDAMERAYAPYSRYRVGAAALVSDGRIVSGCNVENASYGVGLCAECALVGDLHMSGGGQLVAFVCVNNDGQTIMPCGRCRQLLNEFALPGMLLETVSGIRTIDEVLPDAFGPRDLEDAAR
- a CDS encoding thymidine phosphorylase, whose protein sequence is MSSGVEAFDAVDVIRAKRDGGAVPEDALRWMVDAYTRGYVADSQMASFAMAVLLNGMERDEIRVMTDAMIASGERMSFAGLGKRTVDKHSTGGVGDKITLPLAPLVASFGVAVPQLSGRGLGHTGGTLDKLEAIPGWRAALSNDEMTAQLRDVGAVICAAGSGLAPADKKLYALRDVTGTVEAIPLIASSIMSKKIAEGTDALVLDVKFGSGAFMRDVDRARELARTMVALGTDSGVATTALLTDMNTPLGLAIGNANEVRESVEVLAGGGPTDVVELTLALAREMLALAGQPDADVEAALADGRAMDAWRRMIRAQDGDPDAALPQPRETHVVAASADGFVSRMEALPFGIAAWRLGAGRARAEDAVLHAAGIDLLVKPGDAVRAGQPLFTLLGHDDTRFERALDALEGAWEIGDTPPAAAPLVLERITA
- a CDS encoding adenosine deaminase, which codes for MPIDQNGDALVEGVSIRRLPKISLHDHLDGALRPATIVELGDAVGLDLPVADADGLGTWIGEQSDSGSLVEYLKTFDLTTAVMQTREGLTRVAREFVEDLAEDGVIYGEVRWAPEQHVGGGLSLEEAVEAVQDGIEEGEDAAERAGRDIRVGQLITAMRHTDRSLEIAKLAVAFRGRGAVGFDIAGPEDGFPPSRLRDAFEYLASEFFPTTVHAGEAAGLDSIRSALVDGRALRLGHGVRIAEDLEVVSRAGEEVLVQFGDLARWVRDREIPLELSPSSNLQTGAIERWGTELGDHPFDLLYQLGFAVTVNVDNRTMSRTSLTRELALLVETFEYDLADLEAFQLNAAAGAFLPVEEREELIELIADGFDR
- a CDS encoding endonuclease domain-containing protein; translation: MTAAGPTAVDLLSAEYLPPSALARAGVKRQTRAALVADGSLLRLRRGRYVRAGTHASLVEAGRLGGRLDCVSLLAELGVFVRTRHHLHLQFEPGTTRLPLRPGTTRAHWRSTHVRREAMCADLVEALAQACRCQTPRDAIATLDSAWHLGLVDENGVESVFARLPRRFRALRPLLDPRSEAGPETLVRLLLRSLGCQVAIQVTLRGVGRVDLVVDGWLIVECDSLAFHEGWAAQKRDRRRDLVAAGLGYTTIRLLAEDIMYRPDELRAMLQAVLSHSR
- a CDS encoding alpha/beta hydrolase yields the protein MLIWIGSVLVGLIVLVIVALLLYANIGVMGAEPGPLQAVRDDPAIVLDDSGDSIVMTPASGGGDEGLVFIPGAKVDPLAYAAKLSGLVADDGLTVVITRPTLNLAFFDLRPLSAFTDAAPGVERWMVGGHSLGGVRACQLAGDADGLVLFGSYCANDLSGTDLPVLSIGGSDDGLSTPEKIADARGALPADAQLVQIDGASHASFGDYGPQTGDGTPTIDDAAMTARLTELVGTFAASLSPAG
- a CDS encoding mannitol-1-phosphate 5-dehydrogenase produces the protein MKAVHFGAGNIGRGFVGLLLHEGGYELVFSDVAAPLVDAINAASEYTVHAVGEGGGDTVVTGFRAVNSAEEPGKVVDEISTADIVTTAVGPTILKFVAPHIVAALALRDLQSRPLQVMACENAINATDILRDAIVELAGDDWPELSGRAVFANTAVDRIVPGQPEGGGVDVTVEPFYEWAIERPPFGDDPPSIPGAHFVDDLEPYIERKLFTVNTGHATTAYFGALAGVEKISDALAEPTIAAQVEAVLEETSALLVAKHELDPVTQAEYRATILRRFANPLLPDTVWRVGRQPLRKLSRHERFVGPAAEAAERGLDTAALVGAMGAALAFDDDEDAQSVDLQRQIREQDAATFTAAVTGLEPQHPLFSQVEAVVAARQAELA
- a CDS encoding PTS sugar transporter subunit IIA; protein product: MARDVLSLGQVRIHSGGASREEAMKEAADILESVGAVTSAYFDAMQQREVTVSTYMGNELAIPHGTNETKAAILESALSVVRYDGGVDWGGEPVTFVVGIAGKGDEHLEILSQIAILFSDEDEVAKLKQAQTPEELFALVSAAGV
- a CDS encoding PTS mannitol transporter subunit IICB, with amino-acid sequence MTTASATKKPGGARVAVQRFGTFLSGMIMPNIAAFIAWGFITMLFIPAGFFGANSPFGWHWAPVAEIIGGGGDPAVIGWNGAMTQLAAGDVSAYVGLVGPMVTYLLPLLIANTAGRMVYGERGGVVATIAVMGVIVGTDIPMFLGAMIMGPIAAYATKQMDRIWDGKIKPGFEMLVNNFSAGILGMILAIIGFFVFGPIMLGISTVLGAAVAWLVSLGLLPLLSIIVEPAKVLFLNNAINHGVFTPLGIEQAADTGKSILFLIEANPGPGLGLLLAFTFFGVGAAKASAPGAIVIQFFGGIHEIYFPYALAKPMTILALIAGGATGVATNALLGGGLAFPAAPGSIIAVSAAGIGPGVGNLVVVYLSVVLAAAVSFLVAAVILRASRKRDLLAEGDSFGAAIAQTEANKGKASVAMDALRSSRGRDDAAERDADSALDKLETQAASGGREDGGLLTTKQVRSIVFACDAGMGSSAMGASVLRNKMKKAGIEGVTVVNQAIANLDGSADLIITQNQLTDRARQKSPEAIHVSVDNFMNSPKYEEVVDLVRDQHQDGA